In Roseiconus lacunae, the DNA window TGGCGTTCCGATTTTCAGCAGCGTCGGCGCGACCGATAGTTCCAGGCCGGCTTCGGTCAAGTTTGCGACGGCGAGCAGCTTAATCCGATAACCCAACTCTCGGGCATAGCGCAGGTCGGCAGGGTCGAGCCCATCGATCCCGATCCGCGGGATATCGTTCCAGTTGATCGTTGCCCCGAAAGCGAGGTGAGCCAAGATGGCTAACTTTTGTGCCGCGTCGGTACCGTCAACGTCCATTGTGGGGTCGGCTTCTGCGTAACCCAAACGCTGAGCCTCGGCAACGACGTCGGCATAGTCGCTGCCTTTTTCGTCCATCTGGCTGACGATGAAATTGCTGGTCCCATTCAGAATGCCTTCGAGCGATTGCAACTGATTCGCAGACAAGCATTGACTGATGTTGGCGATAATTGGAATTCCGCCCGCCACCGATGCCTCAAATGCGATGCTGCGGCCAAGCTGGCGGGCCCGATCGAAAAGCTCGGGCCCATGCTCGGCAAGCAGTGCCTTGTTCGCGGTGACAATATCCTTACCGGATTCCATCAATTTCAGCATGATGGTCCGAGCGGGTTCAAGACCACCGATCAGTTGGGCGACGACGGTGATTTCTTCGTCATTGATGACGTCGTCGAGCGAATCGGTCAGCACACCGTCGGGCAGCGTCATTCGCTGCTTAGCTTTCTCGATGTCGCGTACGACAGCTTTGCGCAGCCACATCGTCCTGCCAGCATGCCGTGCCGTTCGATCTCCGTGATCGAGCAATAAGCGTGCGACACCGCTTCCGACGGTTCCTAATCCAACGATTGCAATATTTGTCTTTTCCATGCCGCAAATGGTAACCGCGATCGCGATCGAGAACGAGACGGCTTTCGGTATCGTCGGAAATCGCGGTCTTCGCCCTAAAACGGCCGAATGCATGCCGGTCGGGCTCGCATTCACAGCCACTCGATCGCGATGCACTCCCAATGGAATCGCATCAGACATCCATCAGTTGACCGAGCTAAACGGACTAAGCAAGCACGCGACTGCAATACAACCTGTCTAACGCGGCGCGGCCGATCCGGTCCCCTGATCAAAAAGCAGAAAACAGTCCCTCTTCCGACCAAGATTACGGGCGTGATTGATCAACCGACGGGTGGTCGCCTCGGTTTCCACGACATCGCTGCGACTCGCGTCATTCGGCCGATCGTCGATCCAGATGTGGACGCGGTTCTAGCGATGCAGATTGATGAACTGCCATCCGGAAATCTGCCAACGTCGACCGAAGGGCCGGCACCAACGGCATTGAGCGAGCAATTTTAAGCTCTCACCCTTCAGACTTTCGACCGTCAACACTGCCGTCGCGCCCTCGGGGACAGGCACGGCGGTGACCAGTCCAATTCCTGAGCACGATATTTTGCGCGAGAACGCAGGGATCGAATCGCTCTCTCCACGAATCATCAATGTCACAGGCCGCACCAAAGACTCGCGGTACGTGTTGCGGTTCTCGTTGTCATACATTGCGTCTTCGTCAAGGATGTCACGGACCGCGTTCTCAACATCCAAATTGGGTGCCGAACCGGATAGACGTAGCATAGGGGGGAAGACTCCAGAATGAGGGGCAGTGATTGTCGCTGACTATTTTATGAGGGATCGCAGCCATCGATTCGCAGACTGGCTGATCGTGTGCTAAAGCAGCAGGTTGCCCAACGGAAACTTGCTTGCGAAACCTTCTTCGAGCAAACAGAATCCTCACCGAATTTTCAAATTCATCCCCGTCTCTTGTTCAATCGGGAAGGCGCCGCGATACGGAGACACCCGAGCGAACCAGATGACACCTTGCATGTCGATAAAATGCAACAACCAGCAAGCGAATCAGTGATCGGCGTTGCGAACGATGGCTCGCTCCTGCCTGGTGTAAACCGAGGGGTAGACAAAGGTCGGTTGCTGATCAGGAAGCAAGTACGCGACTTCTTCGCTGACTGCTTTCCCGTCGTGTGTCAACTTCCAAGATAGTTCGACAGGTCCCGACTCTTCCGGTGCCACAATCGATCGTAGAACCCAGTCGCCGGTCTCGGTTCGACGAAGCGATTCCGATGTGATTTTTCCGCGGATGCTCGACGACACGACCGTCAAGTGGTCCTGCTCCTCTAACAGTTGGAGATCATGCCCGGCAAATCGGACCTCGATTTCTGCCAAGCCTTCCGACCGTTTCACGCTAAGATTCGTCGCTCGTCCTATGTCCTTTTGTTTGGCGACGTCGCCGGCAAAGAAACTGACCGTGTAACGAAGTTCGAGCGGTCGATCGGTCGAAACCGGCTCGTTCGAGATCCAGTACGCCCCAATGTTGTCGACGCCTTCGTGAGCGCCGGGGAGTTCCAATAACTCGATTCGTCCATTCTTCCATGGCTTCGATGGCGTCACCCAGACGCTTGGTCGCATGTC includes these proteins:
- a CDS encoding homoserine dehydrogenase, with the protein product MEKTNIAIVGLGTVGSGVARLLLDHGDRTARHAGRTMWLRKAVVRDIEKAKQRMTLPDGVLTDSLDDVINDEEITVVAQLIGGLEPARTIMLKLMESGKDIVTANKALLAEHGPELFDRARQLGRSIAFEASVAGGIPIIANISQCLSANQLQSLEGILNGTSNFIVSQMDEKGSDYADVVAEAQRLGYAEADPTMDVDGTDAAQKLAILAHLAFGATINWNDIPRIGIDGLDPADLRYARELGYRIKLLAVANLTEAGLELSVAPTLLKIGTPLAEVRNAFNAIRAVGDAVGPVFYHGLGAGQMPTASAVVADLIDTAVGRTKLTFQTLEYFCGENPPRAIQRDAASLKGRFYLRLLVANHPGTLGAIANVLSDHSISIASVIQHETDTSESTDRMVPLVIMTHEATEGAASEATNKLEGLSVVSGSVVRLRVKD
- a CDS encoding PilZ domain-containing protein, with protein sequence MLRLSGSAPNLDVENAVRDILDEDAMYDNENRNTYRESLVRPVTLMIRGESDSIPAFSRKISCSGIGLVTAVPVPEGATAVLTVESLKGESLKLLAQCRWCRPFGRRWQISGWQFINLHR